The Collimonas sp. PA-H2 genome contains a region encoding:
- a CDS encoding NmrA family NAD(P)-binding protein — protein sequence MYAITGISGQVGGAVARTLLAEGHAVRAVVRDAAKGEVWAKQGCETALAEMNDAAALQAAFSGVDGVFILLPSNFAPSPGFPEVRRIVAALYQALAAARSAKVVCLSTIGAQATQTNLLTQLQIMETELGRLDLPLTFLRPAWFMENALWDVAPARNSGVIPSFLQPLDKPVPMIATADVGRVAAELLLEQWQGQRIVELEGPERVTPNQIAATFAELLAQPVRMEAVPRATWREIFSAQSPADPEPRMQMLDGFNQGWIEFAGPPRKGKVALATVLKNLLAAPAV from the coding sequence ATGTATGCAATCACAGGTATCAGCGGTCAGGTCGGCGGTGCAGTGGCTCGCACCTTACTGGCAGAGGGACATGCCGTACGCGCCGTGGTGCGCGACGCCGCCAAGGGCGAAGTCTGGGCAAAACAGGGTTGCGAAACGGCGCTGGCCGAGATGAACGATGCGGCGGCGCTGCAAGCCGCGTTCAGCGGCGTCGACGGCGTATTCATCCTGTTGCCGTCTAACTTTGCACCGTCGCCCGGCTTTCCCGAGGTACGGCGCATAGTGGCAGCGCTGTACCAGGCGCTGGCCGCGGCCAGGTCGGCCAAAGTGGTGTGCCTGTCGACGATCGGCGCGCAGGCGACACAAACCAATCTGCTGACCCAGCTGCAGATCATGGAAACCGAACTGGGCAGACTGGATCTGCCGCTGACCTTCCTGCGGCCGGCCTGGTTCATGGAAAACGCCTTATGGGATGTGGCGCCGGCACGCAACAGCGGCGTGATTCCAAGCTTCCTGCAGCCGCTCGACAAACCAGTGCCGATGATCGCCACCGCCGATGTGGGCAGGGTGGCGGCTGAATTGCTGCTGGAACAATGGCAAGGCCAGCGCATCGTTGAGCTGGAAGGGCCGGAACGGGTAACGCCGAACCAGATCGCCGCCACCTTTGCCGAGCTGCTGGCGCAGCCGGTACGCATGGAAGCCGTGCCGCGCGCGACCTGGCGCGAGATTTTCAGCGCCCAGAGCCCGGCCGATCCTGAGCCGCGCATGCAGATGCTGGACGGCTTTAACCAGGGCTGGATCGAATTTGCCGGACCGCCGCGCAAAGGCAAGGTGGCGCTGGCCACCGTGTTGAAGAATTTACTGGCGGCACCGGCCGTGTAA
- a CDS encoding saccharopine dehydrogenase family protein: MTTKLILLGAGKIGDAILNLLSHTGDYILTVADRDPQRLEYVKQAGFPNVTTILADISHAPTVTKLISGHDVTLSACPYFLTPVIAAAAKAAHSHYFDLTEDVESTRFVKSIAQDSTTAFVPQCGLAPGFISIVANDVANRFETLHDVKMRVGALPTFPSNALKYNLTWSTDGLINEYCNPCEAIVDGTLRETSPLEELEHFSLDGIDYEAFNTSGGLGTLCESWQGRIQNLDYKTVRYPGHRDIIKILVRDLQLGKLERRPILKEVLETSIPITKQDVVLTFVSVSGMRDGRLEQETYAKKIYSQHVNGQLLSAIQLTTAAGICAMVDLVVTGVLPQSGFVRQEQATLSDFLGNRFGQFYASHAPAHGGFAPASNTDFNKLKAVA; encoded by the coding sequence ATGACTACCAAACTGATCCTATTAGGCGCCGGCAAGATCGGCGACGCTATCCTCAACCTGTTGTCGCACACAGGCGACTATATCCTGACCGTGGCCGACCGCGATCCGCAACGCCTGGAGTACGTGAAACAGGCGGGTTTTCCTAACGTCACAACGATCCTGGCGGATATCTCGCACGCCCCTACCGTGACCAAGCTGATCAGCGGCCATGACGTCACCCTGTCGGCCTGCCCTTACTTCCTGACCCCGGTCATCGCGGCAGCGGCCAAAGCCGCCCACTCGCACTACTTCGACCTGACCGAAGATGTCGAGAGCACTCGTTTCGTCAAATCGATCGCCCAGGATTCGACCACCGCCTTCGTGCCGCAATGCGGCCTGGCGCCCGGCTTCATTTCGATCGTCGCCAACGATGTCGCCAACCGTTTTGAAACCTTGCACGACGTCAAGATGCGCGTGGGCGCGCTGCCGACCTTCCCGAGCAACGCGCTCAAATACAATCTGACCTGGAGCACCGACGGCCTGATCAACGAGTACTGCAATCCTTGCGAAGCGATTGTCGACGGCACCCTGCGCGAAACTTCGCCGCTGGAAGAGCTGGAGCATTTCTCGCTGGACGGCATCGACTACGAAGCTTTCAATACCTCGGGCGGCCTCGGCACCCTGTGCGAAAGCTGGCAAGGCCGGATCCAGAACCTGGATTACAAGACCGTGCGCTACCCTGGCCATCGCGACATCATCAAGATCCTGGTGCGCGATCTGCAGTTGGGCAAGCTGGAACGCCGTCCGATCCTGAAAGAAGTACTGGAAACCTCGATCCCGATCACCAAGCAAGACGTGGTGCTGACTTTCGTCAGCGTCAGCGGCATGCGCGACGGCCGTCTTGAGCAAGAAACCTATGCCAAGAAGATCTACAGCCAGCACGTCAACGGCCAGCTGCTGTCGGCGATCCAGCTGACTACCGCGGCAGGCATTTGCGCGATGGTCGACCTGGTGGTGACCGGCGTGTTGCCGCAAAGCGGCTTCGTGCGCCAGGAACAAGCGACTTTGTCCGACTTCCTGGGCAACCGCTTTGGACAGTTCTACGCCAGCCACGCGCCTGCCCACGGCGGCTTTGCACCGGCCAGCAATACCGATTTCAACAAATTGAAAGCGGTTGCATAA
- a CDS encoding Lrp/AsnC family transcriptional regulator, whose product MREKLDEVDHKILALLMDDARLSMATVAKRVGIARTTAIARLAAMEKKGVIAGYGVRLDLELYQPAVRAYVGISIDSRNAPLLVQQLQKMSQVETLCAVSGVIDYMLTLRCQSTDELDRLLDQIGAMEGVRHTSTSIILSKRIDRGPI is encoded by the coding sequence ATGAGAGAGAAACTCGACGAAGTCGACCACAAAATCCTGGCCTTGCTGATGGATGACGCCCGGCTTTCCATGGCCACCGTCGCCAAGCGCGTCGGCATCGCCCGGACTACGGCGATAGCGCGCCTGGCGGCGATGGAAAAGAAGGGCGTGATCGCCGGTTACGGCGTGCGCCTGGACCTGGAGCTGTACCAGCCGGCAGTGCGCGCCTATGTCGGCATTTCGATCGATTCCCGCAACGCACCACTTTTAGTGCAGCAGTTGCAAAAAATGTCACAGGTAGAGACGCTCTGCGCGGTGAGCGGCGTGATCGATTACATGCTGACCTTGCGCTGTCAGTCGACTGACGAACTGGACCGCCTGCTGGACCAGATCGGCGCCATGGAAGGCGTGCGGCATACTTCGACCTCCATCATCCTGAGCAAGCGGATCGATCGCGGCCCGATTTGA
- a CDS encoding LysR family transcriptional regulator — MSFDGRLVGGMAVLSAVVDGGSFVQAAESLDMTPSGVSRAIARLEKRLGIRLFDRTTRSVTLTDEGRRLYQEIAPLLASLEQAADGAAGSARAVRGRLRVNIDPYFSRLILGPALDQFMSSYPELQLDLFTSNQLGDLVADGVDLALRFGHPASSSLVARKLLETRVVTVAAPAYLQRHGRPQTPAELDSGQHARIEFRDPETGRPFAWEFHRGAERITLASKGRLTVNDAGTLYSVCEAGHAIAQVFELGVERVLQEGRLVELFPDWRDELFPLYALYPSRHLPPAKVSAFLEFVSALCRS; from the coding sequence ATGAGTTTCGACGGACGCCTGGTCGGCGGCATGGCGGTGTTGTCGGCAGTGGTAGACGGCGGCAGCTTTGTGCAAGCCGCCGAAAGCCTGGACATGACGCCTTCCGGCGTCAGCCGCGCTATTGCCCGGCTGGAAAAGCGGCTGGGCATCCGTCTGTTCGACCGTACTACGCGCTCGGTCACGCTGACCGATGAAGGACGGCGCCTGTATCAAGAGATCGCGCCCTTGCTGGCCAGCCTGGAGCAGGCTGCCGATGGCGCCGCCGGCAGTGCCAGGGCAGTGCGCGGACGCTTGCGGGTAAATATCGATCCGTATTTTTCCCGCCTGATTCTCGGCCCGGCGCTGGACCAGTTCATGAGCAGCTACCCCGAATTGCAACTGGACCTGTTCACCAGTAACCAGCTGGGCGATCTGGTGGCTGACGGCGTCGACCTGGCCTTGCGTTTCGGCCATCCGGCCTCGTCCTCGCTGGTCGCCAGGAAACTGCTGGAAACCCGTGTCGTGACGGTTGCGGCGCCGGCCTACCTGCAGCGGCACGGACGGCCGCAGACGCCGGCCGAACTGGACAGCGGCCAGCACGCCCGCATCGAATTCCGCGATCCCGAAACGGGCCGGCCGTTTGCCTGGGAATTCCATCGTGGCGCCGAACGCATCACACTCGCCAGCAAAGGCCGGCTCACCGTCAACGACGCCGGTACCCTGTATAGCGTGTGCGAGGCCGGGCATGCGATCGCCCAGGTGTTTGAACTCGGGGTTGAACGCGTCTTGCAGGAGGGCCGGCTGGTCGAGCTGTTCCCAGACTGGCGCGACGAACTGTTCCCGCTGTATGCCTTGTATCCCTCGCGCCATCTGCCGCCTGCCAAGGTAAGCGCCTTCCTGGAGTTTGTGAGCGCCTTGTGCCGCTCTTGA
- a CDS encoding permease gives MNTLSSPSPARGLSFWWKPALFVLVAVIGLYYVKWSPYYLKSFIAADKHSIGASILNDSPGEPVSAALSYAKVYFLAIWKAAVLGVILGSLLQVLIPRDWLLRMFGGSSFSSALRGGLFALPGMMCTCCAAPVVAGMRRQQVSVGAALAFWIANPVLNPATLVFMGFVLGWGFVALRLVAGIALVLGVAMIAQRISRPEQMPEATLAAVAEASAPDQKDFMTRWARSLWQLFWSTIPVYVLAVLVLGAARVWLFPHVDGAMGNGLLWLLPMAIVGMLFMIPTAAEIPIVQTMLSLGMGMAPAVALLMTLPSVSLPSLLMLRKDFDGKVLVVVGLLTVLVGVVSGLVGASLL, from the coding sequence ATGAACACTCTTTCTTCTCCGTCACCCGCAAGAGGCCTGTCGTTCTGGTGGAAGCCCGCCTTGTTCGTACTGGTAGCCGTGATCGGCCTGTACTACGTCAAGTGGTCGCCTTACTACCTGAAATCTTTCATCGCCGCCGACAAGCACAGCATCGGCGCCTCGATCCTCAACGACAGCCCGGGCGAACCGGTCAGCGCAGCCTTGAGCTACGCCAAGGTGTATTTCCTGGCGATCTGGAAAGCCGCGGTGCTGGGTGTGATCCTGGGCTCCCTGCTGCAAGTGCTGATTCCGCGCGACTGGCTGCTGCGCATGTTCGGCGGCAGCAGTTTCAGCTCCGCCTTGCGCGGTGGCCTGTTCGCCTTGCCGGGCATGATGTGCACCTGCTGCGCCGCTCCGGTAGTAGCAGGCATGCGCCGCCAGCAGGTTTCGGTGGGCGCGGCGCTGGCCTTCTGGATCGCCAATCCGGTATTGAATCCGGCGACGCTGGTATTCATGGGTTTCGTGCTGGGCTGGGGCTTCGTCGCCTTGCGCCTGGTGGCAGGCATCGCACTGGTGCTGGGCGTCGCAATGATCGCCCAGCGCATTTCGCGGCCGGAGCAAATGCCTGAGGCAACCCTGGCAGCGGTGGCTGAAGCCAGCGCTCCTGACCAGAAAGATTTCATGACGCGCTGGGCGCGCAGTCTGTGGCAGCTGTTCTGGAGCACCATCCCGGTGTACGTGCTGGCAGTACTGGTGCTGGGCGCGGCGCGGGTCTGGCTGTTCCCGCACGTCGACGGCGCCATGGGCAACGGCTTGCTGTGGCTGCTGCCGATGGCGATTGTCGGCATGCTGTTCATGATCCCGACCGCCGCCGAGATTCCTATCGTGCAGACCATGCTGTCGCTCGGCATGGGCATGGCGCCCGCGGTGGCGCTCTTGATGACGCTGCCGAGCGTCAGCCTGCCTTCGCTGCTGATGCTGCGCAAGGATTTTGACGGCAAGGTGCTGGTGGTGGTGGGCTTGCTGACGGTGCTGGTGGGTGTGGTCAGTGGGTTGGTGGGTGCGTCGCTGCTTTAA